The sequence below is a genomic window from Nakaseomyces glabratus chromosome F, complete sequence.
CTGCTGGCAAAACCTTTTGAACGccatcaatatcatctatCACCGGCTTTTCGACATTTGGACCAAATAACAGAGACCCTCCTCCATCTAAGGTAGgtattttatttacaaTGAATCGAAGATTCTGTTCAGATTCAGTTAATACCGGCTGGTTTGTACGATCACCCCTAATTATGGGTTGTTCGTTGACTTTATAGTTGTTGTCAACTCTCATTATACTTTCATTCGTAGCAGAATCATTAAGCTGTTCTTTTAAGTTgcgtttctttttgaaattttccattaattctatttctttcatctGCTGCTCATACTCACCTTCGGAATCATCAGTTGAAAGTACTTCAGCAACATTCTCATTTTGAAGATCTGGAGTTGTATCTTCCTCTATATGAATCGGTTTCATTATCTGTTCTTGGGCTTTCCTTTTTCTGGGAGAAATATCAGATGGTCGGGTATCTAAGAAGGACTGCACTGCAGCCCTTTTTATTTCGGAACCTGCCCCTGTAGTTAGTTTCCGTGCAGCTTTTAATGAGTAGTCTTCTACCTTCCTTTGGGGAGCTGGTTTTAAATCAACGTCTTCCCAatcaaattcttcttcgccatcctcatcttctGCACCAAAAGAGGAGCCCAAGTTATTACCCATATCcttttccatttttatGGCAACAGAATGTTCTGGATCATCTAAAAGAATTGCTTTATTAGCTTCCGAGCCATCGACATCGCCAAAACCTAAGGACCAGCCATTTTCGGTCTTAACTAATTTATATTCCTTGTCCTTTGTGCTTGATAGTCTGCTACCACCATTGCTGTCTTCATCCTCTAACTTTGACGCACCTCCATCATTCATTCCAGTTACATTTATCAACTTCTGTGTGAAAAAGTTTCTTCTCTTAAGCATATCTATTTGGAATTTTGAGAAATCCATGCTATTTggaaatatattttctaattGTTCTTTGGAATATCCCATTCTTAATCTAGATCTTAATCTTAAAGTAGATAATATCATAAACTGTGTTGTTTTCGGCAGTTCTTCAAACTCTTTTGAGGCAGGATTAATCGAATCGAggtcaatatcatcaataacatCTGTATCTATCGaatttatcaatttttcaaaatcatccGCAGCATTAACCCTTTCATCAGATCTACTATATCGAAAACCAGGGATATCCGGTAAATCCCATTCATCGAAAGGTGTGAATACTTTAGAGGTATTGCCATTAGCCGTGCCATTAGAGGCATTACTTTGCAATTGTTCATTTGCGGCACCATTATCTTTCAACGTCTGTAACTGTTTAGCTAAAATTTTCTTGGCAGTATTCGTTGCATTGTCACGCTTGCCTTCTCtcctttcttttctcttttgaaTTGTCTTCCTTTTCAATACTGGTACTCCACcatcaaatacaaaaacagGTTTAATACCAAAATAAAGCAGTTTACAAACACGCCTAAAAAAACCTGTAATATGTGCTGATTTGATTGCATTACCTTCTTTATCTCTAACAGCTTTTAGAAACTGATATATCCAAATAGAGGCATCAACAGCCATCCTCCTATCATGGAGAGATTCCAAACGGACTGGCTTCGCTGTCGGGCCAACTATATCCCAAAACGAATGAACACCCATAGTAAACCATTCGATTTTAAGGAtgcaattttatttttgatatattgtAGTAATTTGTAATCGATATTATATCTAAAGAACATAAGCTTTATGAATAAATTGGCGATGAGCTGTACAATTTTAAGGAAACCCAATATCCAAACATGTAACTATAGACGAAATTGTGGTTAAAttcccaaaaaaataagaagttTGGATGTTCCAACCGAGGTTCGAACTCGGGACCTTTGCCGTGTGAAGGCAACGTGATAGCCACTACACCATTGGAACAAGTTAACTCCTTATTATATCGCAAAAAGTTGTCCGGCAATGAGTGTACAAGTTTtagaaaatttttggagAAGAGATGTTTAcacaatataataatatgcTAAGCTACAAGATAGTACAATAAACAAACACGAAC
It includes:
- the RAD2 gene encoding ssDNA endodeoxyribonuclease RAD2 (CAGL0F08327g~Ortholog(s) have single-stranded DNA endodeoxyribonuclease activity) — its product is MGVHSFWDIVGPTAKPVRLESLHDRRMAVDASIWIYQFLKAVRDKEGNAIKSAHITGFFRRVCKLLYFGIKPVFVFDGGVPVLKRKTIQKRKERREGKRDNATNTAKKILAKQLQTLKDNGAANEQLQSNASNGTANGNTSKVFTPFDEWDLPDIPGFRYSRSDERVNAADDFEKLINSIDTDVIDDIDLDSINPASKEFEELPKTTQFMILSTLRLRSRLRMGYSKEQLENIFPNSMDFSKFQIDMLKRRNFFTQKLINVTGMNDGGASKLEDEDSNGGSRLSSTKDKEYKLVKTENGWSLGFGDVDGSEANKAILLDDPEHSVAIKMEKDMGNNLGSSFGAEDEDGEEEFDWEDVDLKPAPQRKVEDYSLKAARKLTTGAGSEIKRAAVQSFLDTRPSDISPRKRKAQEQIMKPIHIEEDTTPDLQNENVAEVLSTDDSEGEYEQQMKEIELMENFKKKRNLKEQLNDSATNESIMRVDNNYKVNEQPIIRGDRTNQPVLTESEQNLRFIVNKIPTLDGGGSLLFGPNVEKPVIDDIDGVQKVLPAEEGEKRDREVPEIPSWFTNDSFIEKSNPYTANQFVNDIDLKPNADEISKSPRKEEYQLLSGLAATDAINELSSTRAPNDVVEVGAFQSFKTPSQKAETAQKSSSDEEDYDDEQVRKPEVFDYNFSEEEEEELAENLRREEEDFREFRVTALNNKDVSQNAFIEDEIYAQQVKDKRDADEVTMDMIKDVQELLARFGIPYITAPMEAEAQCAELVNLKLVDGIITDDSDVFLFGGKKVYKNMFQEKNYVEYYDSEDIYQGLGLTRETMIELAQLLGSDYTTGIKGMGPVSSMEILAEFGDLKNFKRWYNEGQFDKKKQEGEDKFRRDLRKKLVKNDIILDDDFPSVFVADSYLNPEVDHDKTPFTWANPDLDMLRQFLYSYLGWPQEKSDEVLIPLIRDINARKKAPKQSTLTDFFPREYLDHKKLNLGKRITTATGKLKQRRLK